Below is a genomic region from Helianthus annuus cultivar XRQ/B chromosome 2, HanXRQr2.0-SUNRISE, whole genome shotgun sequence.
ACTTGTAGGATATGATTAATCATGTACGTCGGTTGTCAATTCAGGTGACGAAAATTACTAAATTGATCAAAATTACTAATGGCGACACAGAGAGATAAAAGAAGGGAATTTGCAGATGGAGACAACAATTCTATAGCAAATTCCGTAGTAAACATTTTCATAGCAAAATTCATAGCTGAAATAGCGACGTCCCTCTTTATAGCTAAAACCGTAGCAGAATATAATTCCGTAGATAAATTCGTAACAAATAAATTAGTGACGAGACTTGTAGCTACGGACCGAATTCGCAGTAAATCCGTAGCAAAATGGGTGTTTGCTACAAATTTGCTACAGATTCGACCATAGAAAATGCCTAGTTTTCAGTGGTGACCCTTTTTTATTTCTCTTAATTAACTAGACTTGGAATCAACGTGTTACGACAAGATTATTAAACATAAAAAAGGACGTAAAATTGTTCAACCACACACGTACGTTATAGCGTGTTAAATCtcaaaatatatacctaaatgtaaaacatttttgtaaaaactaaatcaaaataagaaaaaaaaaacacataaaaatcttTAACTCAAATAATAAAAAAGCACGTAAAAAGCTCTACTttgaataaattaaaataaaagctATCAatacattaaaaaaataaaataaaagcacCTTCTTATTATTAATGCTTCAGTTTGTATCAAAGTTTTTTATTGGAAAGATCATACGGTCTAAGCGTAGTTTTGTGGTGTTTAGGTCTTTTCATACCGGACACTATATTAGGAACCATGTGAAAGGCAACGTTGTCGTTGGGGAggcatgtgacacctgtgtcacttcaaccaacatacgaataccaaaccaatgaaatactgtatttcatacttggaatttgcataaatatgtgtatcgtttgcacgtatcaattcttgttcgatttcgagctttaaatcgcttttggaagattatacgcgatctgatgcataaatataatcagtttaatgcaacaaacactccgaaacagtgacataggcttaacataccttaaataacctttacataacttagaaataagttttggatggtttggtgtgtcgaaatcaagtttattcgcttacagggactaatttcgacaaactgcgaaagtatgccgaatCATACTGTAACGAatattccagaacttgatcataaattaaatatgccctaaatatcctttacatggcttagaaataggctttgaggtgtttggagCGCAAAAAAAAcgttcttgatcaatagggactaaaagcgtcaaaaagtgcataagtttgcatttccgcgcatatcttacgttctgaatacatccggacatccaaaaatttatgtaaacattaaaatataatgttttagtgattggcatgataaaattccattattcggttaattacgaccaaatacgaacggacgcgaaaaacgatccaaatcacgcgatcgtacaaccaaacgaaccgacatccgacatatttttgagcatgtttcatgtcccctatacttaggcatcattgtagacccttgaaaatggcttaacgggccttaaatgggtcaaaatgaggCTTAtatgcatgcagggaccaaaactgcaattaatgaaactGTTTTGCTGATCTGGGATCTTAGGCGGCCCGCCCTtgactcttacgcggcccgcgtaaaagtgtCAGACATGCAAAAACCATTTCCCAGCTGGTTACAGCCTGTTACAGCTGTTTGTGAGTGTTGCAAATGGTTTTCTAAGCAATCCATGGGCCATTTTAAGTGCCCATGGTATTCCAAAACCATGGGTGCACATGTACGGTTGAGATTGAATCACCTTTTATGAGGAACAATCTTAATGGTTGTGCtaaaactataaatacccttaCCCCTCATTCGAGTTCtgcacatttgatctgatttggctctctaagtttaagtattcacttcatacctgagagtaatcgGATCAAAAATTTcgttcttggacccgttgtaagtattctttcattcttttacgtttttagcgtaaaagtcaaactttgtttgactttctacattgaccagtcaatggtcaacacgaagttcctttgaacttcataacgtgagcgtaatcacgatagttatagtcccttgtgactatgcctactgattaccacgttatttaggcgtagtgacgagtcgtagtttcggccaaaatgcgtattgttgcgtattttgtaaccaaactacttttaggtatcaaaaccatttgttttgataccaaacctgttttctaacttcgttaaacatgttttaacatgtttagctcgtcactttaggtttagtgcttatgtagagtcgtccACAACAAAAAAAATGCCATTTAGTGGCACTTAACTTTTGTGTCACTAAATCGAGTTTTTAATGGCACTTTAGGTATGTAATACTTAGTTAACACACACTTTTAGTGGCATTTAACTATTAAGCCACTATATTTAGTTTTTAATGGCACTTTATACATGAGAGTAAAATTTCCCGCCTTAAAAGTTAAaaccttttaaaaaaaattagtttcCCTCCAACATCCCTAAATATTTTCACCCCTAAATTTCTTTTCCCACCATATCTTCATtttaggccatggggtatggggcttgggttggggcatgggttgggggaaaacgcccaaggcaccaccccgggtgggctagggtttggggcgtggcccttggggcttgggtttcaagccgggcgtggggcgggggagcaaggtgacatggcggttgCTGAGTGGCCCATTCAAAGTAGCTGTTGGCTAGCCGTTGGGggctagtttttttttaaaaaaagtctTTTTTCCTTTATATATACTTACcacatttaacatttttctcacacaatatcaaacacataaaacacaatattaccatgagttcttcaagttatagttaatcgtcatcatcatctgacgatggtgcggaaatatttctacaaacgatcgcagcagtggtgaaagctatcgtggaagacgaagacgatgaggaagagactcaacaacctaaacggaggagaaggttcatcgctcgtgaacggcacaccactaacgatttgttggtaagcgattacttctcagcggaacctaaggatgatgaaaaagtgtttaggcgtcgttttcgtatgagtagaaacttatttttaagaatatctagagatcttgaggagaaatatgattatttccaacaaaaaacccgatgtaaccgggcaattaggatttagtacgtggcaaaaggttacggccgcacttaggcagttagcgtacgACAATAGTTCagacattatggatgactatttaaaaatgtctgcatgtgtagctagagaaactcttcacaacttttgtttgtgtattctagaactttataggaaaagatatttgagaaagccctccttcagtgacatgtaacaaatattggaacatcacgctgattatcatgggctacccgggatgctaggtagtttagtttgtatgaaatggccttgggaactttgtcttacccaatggcaaggcgctcacactagtggatttcacggggtgccagccatcatgcttgaagcggttgcgtcccaagatctttggatatggcatgcgttcttcggtatgccaggttcacataattgttggtgcagtcatctatcgtcttcgtcttatgtcaaGTCTCGGATTTGTTGAAGATCCAATCAAGCATGACTTCACAGATGACATCAGGAATCAAGAATTTGAAGGTTGGCCGTTTGAATGAAGGTTGGCCGTTTGAAGTCAGAGGGTTCCGTTTGAAATGATGTTGCTCGTTTGAGATTGGGTTCCGTTTGAGAGTCACTCGTTTGAATGATTTAGtgaccgtttgagcatgttcaaacggtcagggtTAGTCTATAAATAGATCTTAAACGATGACATTTGTAACGAACGTGtaatttgataccgaggtgctgccggtatttcctctcattgtaaacattgtttattgaatgaaaaagaggattaaagtgattttctagctgctttcaagttcgtttcttagtttccgcctctgaaacggattagagctcttccgaatgactcattcaggtcgtgaaaccgatcctacaattggtatcagagctcaggacgaggagttcttgccatattcagcttgaaaatctgattttctacaccttctttcttaaaattgatatttttcacggttaaaatcggctcaaATTTTTACACAGTGTTCAGATTTGACAtttgacaaacccttgaaagtttcagcttaAATCTCAACGTATAAATGGTGAAAATTGACTGAAAACTGGTGTCCGTTTGAACGAGAATAGTGCCTGTCCGTTTGAAACTGCCCAGTCGTTTGAGCTGATCGTTTGAAAATTACATGACCGTTTGAAGTTTGGTTCCCTTCGTTTGAAAACTGCTGTCCAATCGTTTGAAATTAGAACCTATCGTTTGAAACCAGATCTGTCCGTTTGAAAGACATTCTGTCGTTTGAAAAGTAATTCTGTCGTTTGAAATCACATCAGACCGTTTGAAAACTTCTTGACCGCTTGAGATAAGATCCTATCGTTTAAGTTTTGTCTGACCGTTTGAAGTTGTGTTCATTTGAGAAATTATTCTGTTTATCATGGATTCTgagttttataacgcttttgcaacaCCGATGTCAGTGACTCAAAGTgctatgattgaaaatgaaaccggaacatctcagaaaccacccaaactcatggatattgttgactataacgtgtggtctgaacgttttggaaattgggtcgaggcttatcatctagatgcgtgggaacacactaaAGAGCCGTATGTTAAGCCCACAAAGaacgatgttgtgaatggtactccgttaacacttagagagatgagtactgcagataaaaagaaatatcgagatgagaaattgatggtgatctgcttcagcaagcgataaaagaagatattttgatacggcttcaacatgatggaactgcacattcgatttggacagagttggaagcaaagtttactggaagtgacgatatgcttaggaataagatgtctctcatgaaaaaggaatttgatttatttagaggattgaaaaatgaaagtaccaagcaaataattgatagatattgtaacttggtgagaaatatgacgaaacttggtgttaagaaagatactgatgaattgattgaaaaacttgtaGATGCGCTACCATATGAAACAtggcactacaaaaaaaaaatgccATCTAGTGGCATGCAAAAAGTGCCACAGAATAACAAGAAAGTGCCACTAAAGAACCTTATAAGAATGCGCGGCACACAAAAAAAGTGCCACAAGAAGTGCTAACGCTAAagccttttagtggcactttttaaATGTGCCGCACAAAGTTTTTAGGCTTTTAGTGGCACCTTTTTTATCTGCCAGTACAAACTTTTGAGTTTTTAGTGGCACATATTTTTTGCCACAAAAATCACATAAAATTAAATGCCATTGACGTTTAttatattaattttaattaattacaattatcatttatttacattaaaaaataaatacaaaattaTAAAATGTAGAAATCATAAAATAATCACTTCAATTAAAAGTTCAATCAATCTTACAAAGATTCTAAATGTCTAATAAGTGTCAATCTAAATCTAATGACCAAACATATAACCCAAATAAACTAATAAGTGCATGAATAAAAACTCAAAACTTCATTGTGTTCATGAATCTCTTTCACAATCTTCATGCGAGTTAAATAATCATCTGTTAACATTTTCTTAGTAGGCATACTTCCACTTCATAGTTCCCAGCACTTACTACTTATTGTCGCTACATCAGCCAACTGACTATACTCAACCTGAAATTTCACAATTCATGTTAAATTAATTAGATCTGATAACATGGCTATCAAAGATGTAAGAGCAGTTAATAAAAGGCAAACTTACTTCTTTTGACATCACTTTAAGCTCTTCGTTGTCGGAGTTGCCATCACCTAACAAGAGAGTTCATGATGAGAATGTTTACCCTTTAGTTTATAATGAGTCGAATTGAGTTATCTTCTGTCTTATACAGGTCAATTGATGAACTAAAACATTGCTAAAAATATGGTATATGGGTTAATAGGGTCAAAAGATGCCCAAAGTATATTCTTTAAACATGCAATCTCTATTTTTTGTACTGATGTAGTTTTTTTAATCAATTAAAACCCGCTAACTAGAAGTTACACCTCTAGATGGAGTAATAGAACACACGCATACCTGTAAATATGGTAGGCTCTTAATATCTTGTTCGGTAAAAAAGCCACCTAGAGAAAATGCATAAGTGAATTAAAGTTAATACAACACACCTTCAAATTTGTAGCATATAAGATGAGTAATCTTGGTTGCAATCAACGGTTTCGAAACTTGTGCCCCCATCAATTCAACCATGGTCTGAAATATAGCACGTAACAAAAGTTTCATATGATGTAAATCCATTATCTTGTATGATAAGAAAGTTTGCAATAAAAATAGCAAATTGAAAATAGACTAACCATAATGTCCTCTCGAGCCTAATAGTGGACAAAGAGAACTTATTATATTCATATACACAGTAAAATGTGTACATAAAAATCATACatttattttaaattttcattGAAGTAGAGAACAATATGTGTACCTTCTCCAAACCCTGATCACGTATAGTAGGAAACTCTTCTCGATTGTCACTTTGAATAGCAACAATGCAAAGGGTCTAAATTAATGTAATATGCAGACTATCTCCATTGTACATACTGATAACTTGGAAAACATAAAAACTATTGGAAACATGTAGAATATAAATATGCAAAACTAAAGAAAACACACACCTGGATATGTTGTAAATCAACACTGGAATACGTATGCTTGAGAAATTGAATAACaaaaactaaaatgctaaaaaaataGAACTCACACCTGAATATGTTGTAAATCAGTTGTTGAAGGGGCTTGTGTTGGGCTAATCGAGTTGTTCACGAGTCACGGATCAGCGGGTCAGGAGCTGGATCCATAATAGCCTTAAAATGCACATGGAAACAATTGCTTAAAGTCAATTGAGGTTTGCTGAAGAAATTGTTACCAACTTTATAAAAAATAATCACGCCTAACATGGTTTACATCTTTTAAATCATAGATGTCATTTTATAAATTTTATCCAGCAGCATGTATGCAATCCTCAACCTTTGTTCTTTTTACTAGTCCACCCTTTTATTTTTGTAGATTATCATCTTGAACTTGTAGTGATTTATCTAAAGACACTAAGATGAGGTGCTTTTATCAATGATGATTGTGTTTCAAGTGGTTGTTCTAATTGATGCTTTGTAGCCGAGGTTCAACCGAATTAAACGTTTGAATGTAACAACGAATGTATTGTTTATGTTTTTCCTAAGACTGCGGGGAGTggaggggcttgggttgggggcattgctcgacacgtggTGAGGGTGGGATCCACAAGCTTATGGTGAAAAATGAGGGGTGTGGCGTGGCCAGCCATgtgaatttttttaattaaagtagCCAACCAAAGCCAGCCATATTGAACCAGCCAACCAAAGTCAGTCAAGTcaccctaacccccccccccccacggcAGGCTGAATACCCATGCTAAAGGGGCACCACCCCAACCAACGCCAACCCAAAGTTTAAGATTGGCTCAAAAGCGGAGCTCGAGTAGCTCATGAGTAGCTTAGCTCGTTTGCATCCCTAGCCTACACCTAGGGATGACAATCTTGACACGAACCGTAAAAAAACTAGTTTGAGTCAACTAGTCAAACATGACCCCTTTAAAAAAAGGGTTCGGGTTTGGGTTGACCCATACAAATACAAATTAACCCATTAACCCGTTTAAGAATTcgtaaaaaaaaacatttatactCTCATTGTAATGCTTCTTATACTTTAATTTTGGTAATACTTTTTGTAATTAATTGGAACATAGCCTTCATATAGAGAACAAGACTCCTTCAGCTGCTAAATCAAAACATGAGATGACATTAATATTCAATAGAAAACATATGACTTGACTTCCTAAAGGTACAAAAATACATGACAAACCTGCTTCACGATTAAAGGTACAAAAATATATGACAAACCTGCTTCACGACCTCATTTTGGAGATGTACGTTTGTGATATTTAGGTGACCTGCATAGCTATTCAAAAAGCAACAGAGAATCCAGAAGCCCAAACCTACATTCATTGTTCACAAATCcatttcaaaattttataaagcAAAAACCACCAGCAACAAAACAAATGTCTTCGGATACCTTGAGTGCCTCCAAATCAGATCCGATTGTGGATACTTCACCTTGAAGCAAAGAAATCCGCCCCTGAAAACATCCAATCACTATAACTCAAAGTTGCTAGCTACATATAAACATCATCAACATCGATACACTTAATCAATGAGGTAATACCGTCTAGTGATTTATAATAACTTACATACACATAGCGATAGCATAGAAACTAAACTCATATAAAAATCATACGATTCATACGTGAAAAacaaacctctagagtttgaatTGAGGATTCATTCATAGTCTAATCAACTATATATATTTGATTATCTACGTATCATCATGTATCATCATCTACATGATGTATAGCTAGATTTGTCAACTATATCGTATCGTCTAGTGACCTAGAAATTGgataaagaagaagatgaacCTCAGTAGCGCCCAAATTCTCTATCTCAGGAATCTTATTTCCTGCAAATTGAACAAAATTAAAAGAAGAAATTCAGATATACGAACATGAATATATGTATATTTGAATGCGAATCATAAACTATTAGGTTTACAGTGAAAAGTGAAAGAGGATTTAAGGATGAAAACCTCGAAGATCGAGTTCACGTTCGCAAAGAGCGTTGACGAAATGAGGGCTTTTCCATATCAAATCGGCTGTAAGTCTCACCATTTTCGTTTTGAGAGGGAATTTGGGAAAATTTGGGTTTGTGGAAATTTTGAGATAGTTAGGGCAAATTTTGAGAGGGAGTTCAAAATTTTGGGAGGGAATTAATAGCAGGGGAAAATTTGAGAGGGATTTgaatagggatggcaatgggttgggttcgggtcgggtattaGTAATCTCATATTTATACTTGCTTGTTAAATTGTGTCTCATACCCGACCCAATATCTGTCCGATATTTGTCGGGTATTTATtctcgggtatcgggtatacccattaaTTTGTTAAAAGATATATGTTGGGGTTTCCAGATACATTTCTTTTACTATTACaattattatgtgttttatttatacaacaacaattataaattaaaaaagtacattacataatataacttttatcataaattaataataactttatagTACTTATACACTTATATGTATATACTTTACAACATAcagaataaaaataatattatcaaatacatatactaaaagaaaattttattttttcacattataaacatacaaaaataaaaatactaACAGACAACggttaatggaaaataaaaatataaattaaaaaatccgggtatatgatcgggtaaacgggtatgtggtttcgggtaatcgaGTCGGGTATCACCTAATTCCATACCCACGAAAAATTATAAAtctaatcccatacccggcccaatacacGTCGGGTATCAGGTATACTCGTCCTATTtatgtcgggtttcgggtatatcCGTGGGGCTCGAGTATTTTTGTCATCCCTAGATTTGAAACTGTTAGCTGGAAAATTTGGTAGTTTAGTGGAGAAAAAACAAAGGGTTCTGGGTGGGACACCTAATACGCCTAGAAAGATGTCTTTTTGGGCCCTCATCTAAACCGCCTAGAAATATACGCTTTTTTGGGCGTTATTCTTATAAAATTGGGCGGTTCTTGATTTCTTATAATTACACAAATATATTTTTGGCGCTTTGGGGTCCTAGATGCCCAAAATAAGTTTTCTAAGCGCCCAGAAAAATAGATATTCTAGTAGTGACTGTTCACAAGAAGCTACACAAATTGTTTATATAGagtaatataaatataaatttttgtGAAACGTGATTGAAAAATTAATATTGGAGGGAGACATAAAGAGGAAAAACTAATATTAGGAGGGAAAATATTTCAAGACACATTTTATTAAAGTGTTTTAAGAAGGGTtaagagaagatttcagaatttaGAAGCACTTAGGAAATAGTGGCACATGTAAAGTACCATTAAAAGTTATCAAATActtttgtgacaacccgtaacttcgaaGTAAAAACGGTTTCTTTTATAGTGTGCAAACGTGTAGTCGAAACCAAACTGAACCAACCCGAACCGTTTGAACCTTGACATGACCTGCATAACTCGAAACTTTTGAGGCCCGAATCCTTAGCGTGAATATTATACTTCTATGTTAGTTGGTTAATTAtaaatctttattattatttattcatatgtaaaaataataataataataataaataaataaataaattacataactAATCTAAACCCAAACCAAATTCCCCTCCCACCCCATGTACGTATACACATTACAACAAATATAAATGTTGCTGCTCTTCTCATGTGTATTCTAATTTAATCTGGGCCGGTTGTGTTAACAAGATAGATTAGGCCCAGTATGTATATCTTGATTAAAAAGGAATTCGCCCTACTTACTTAAGGAATTGACCCTATTTTTTTACTTGTACGTAACATCCTCATATTATACACAATCAAGTTATCAAACCCTACTTCCCCACCCTTGACTTGCGATGGCAGGAGAATCCCCTCCCCCTCTCGTTTTGACCCACACATGCTCCTAGCCCAATATGCTGTCCAAAGCCCAAACTTTGTTGGCTTGAAGCCCACTTCGGCCTAATGTGATTAACTGACCCCAAAGACTATTAATGTTAATATCATGTTACGTAACTTCCTTGCCTCACACAAATTCACAATACAACAAACCCTAAGCTTCTCCTGATCGCACGGAATTAGAagcagaccccccccccccaccttcgAGACTTCAGCCTACTGATCAAACCTTTCCGGGTTAGTAAATTCATGTCACGTTAGTTTTAATTGCTGGATACTGATCTTGCTCGTTCTTATCGGTCGATCTTGTTATGTGTGATTAAGtggatgtatatatatatatgtagccTATTGAAACGTAACAGGATGCTATGCTTAAGATAGTTAATTGATTTCTTGATGATTAATTCTGAGTTATAAACTATATGGGTATCATAAGATATGATTTCAGTTTTTATGTCAATCGTTTATAATCTGGTGGGTTGGATGAATTGTTAAGAAAGTCGCTATGGCTTAAATTGATAAACATATTTTTGAAAAGAATTATGTGGTGGGTTATGATATTAAACCATGTGCGAATGTTGTTACTGTTGATCATTGCTTGCATCGATTTATTTGTTTGGGCCACAACTGGAACTGGGCTCGGTTACAAGCAGCCGGAATCAGTCGGTTCGGCTGGGCTGTACATGTGTTAGGAAAGTGGGCCGGGGGTAATCAATGGACTGTTGACTGGTGGTTGGTAATCATCAACTGGGAACCTTGAGCTTGGGTATTAGTTAACAGTTATTACACAACAAATaaatcacatatatatatatatacacattcaGTGGGCCGAGATGTATGTTAAATGGATTACGTGAATTAGTATGATCAGAATGATTATTGGTGTTGTTTGGAGTGGCATTGATTGTTTTGCATGATCATAGTTGTTTGCTTATTATGTGATAGTCGAACAGGAATTCATAAACTCAAGACTATATGATATAATTAGGTGTTTATATTAACAGGTCATGGACTAGATTATTTGTGATAAAAAAGATTGGGTCAATGATAAAACAATCACTATGGGTTAATGAAGTGGGCTGATAATTTAATATTAGGTTGGGCTACTCGATACTATGTACTATTGgatcaactgtttgaataatcattgttcttgcttgaattgttgcttaactgttatacgtgccatacgtgacaaccactgatgtGATCTATGTGTAAACAAACTGTAAAACTGATCATTACCAAACACTCTCCTAGGTCGCgagtattgaataaattaacaagtgaaatattctgccgagcaaatcaaggtgagttcattgcattttctcaagcatgcgtcccggtggtttgggacaactggtaaacatttggaagggaaacattgggtaaataacttaatcggttttggttattgggcaatgggggtgattagttgatagcgctattaggtgggaaacctcacaccgggccgtaaggacgggcgtgaactaattatctgggtatggctatggttgttagaggcacactcctcggatacatatgggcactctccctagggtatctaacgaaggcaacatagcaaacggtcgttaaggggtacccactccccggatacatatgggcacattccctagggtatctagcatgagcaacattgtatcgcagtgttaaatcgtattaacatacatatggtaacataacttgttaacaaaaaccttgaactcaccagcgtagtctgacacacttgttgcatgcttgtaggtaattattgaaggaacttgggagcttgccgtctgatgctgctggagtggttgtggtcatgataaacaattacattgatttggtttcgatacatttacacacttatacatttatgcttccgctcaatactttggttttggtttaacttttcaaacgatacatttctttcaattgggtatttcaatacattataacttgtgtttgatatggttggtggctctttgttggatcgttgcacctccaatagggatatgccctaggtggttatttggggATGAGCCATTatattaccaacccctgttattTGAATtgttagtgtgacactacccttcgactattgtgattcttgatcatataaaacctttcgcttgctatttgaatgtggggaaccttttagcgcaagttaagaggcactgagatgagcatgcaaattaccttattattatgggtgcacacata
It encodes:
- the LOC110921287 gene encoding U2 small nuclear ribonucleoprotein A'-like, whose protein sequence is MVRLTADLIWKSPHFVNALCERELDLRGNKIPEIENLGATEGRISLLQGEVSTIGSDLEALKVSEDICFVAGGFCFIKF